The nucleotide window TAAAAAATCGTATGAAAAGGCTCTAAATGCTCTAAAATACGATGAAGCAATGCAATCAATACAAAAAAGTGCAAATTTACTTTATGTTTTTATTATGCTACTCGTCATCTACTCTCTTACAAAAACTGCACGTAGAAATTCTGTAGTGCCTAGCTAAAAATTTTATGTAGCTATTAGTGGCAATAAAGCGAACAAGCCTTTTTAAATTTTGTTCGCTTCTTAAATAAATTTTCACGAAATTTGGCGGCGTCTTTATTTTAGATTTTGCCATTTGCGATAACAGACAGGTAAATTAGCTAAATTTAGATAGATAAATTTAACCGTCTTTTAGCGCTTCAGCTACGACCGTCCACTCTCTCACGAGCCTTTCAAAGCTAAAATTTGCGTTTGCAGGGCTCGTGGATGGCAGCTTGACGGGTTCTTTGCCGGTTGCGTTTAAAATTTGAGTTTTTAGGTATTTTTCGCAGATTTCATGCGCCTTACCGCCGTTTGCGAATACCTGCACGATGCGTGCGCCGCTAAAGATCGGTTCTAAATTTGCAGGCACGACGGCGGTCATTTTGGCGTCGCTCGAGCCCTTTATCTCGCAGCAGATCGCCGCGTCGTAGACGGCGATGCCGCGGGCGAGTAGGAATTTTATCTTTTCGTCCATGCTTGCAGGCGGCGGCGCGTTTAAAATTCGCGCCAGCACCCGCCAGAAGCGATTTTGCGGATTTGCGTAGTAAAAGCCAAATTTACGAGAAACGACGGAGGGAAAAGAGCCGAGGATTAAAATTTTAGAATTTTGATCGAAAATCGGCTTAAAAGGGTGAGTTTGGCTCATTTTGCACCCGCTTTGTATTCACCGAAAACGCCCGCCGGAGCACCATAAAGTTTATCTTTCATTTTCGCTTTATCTCTCGTAAATTTCGCAATTTCGCCCGCGAAGTAGCTTGGAGCTGAAATTGTGCGGCGGTAAAGATTTCGGCGCACTTGCTTGCTCTGATACGGCACGCGGTAAAAATTCTAATGAGCCTACCGTGGCGTGCGATTTGGGTTTAAATTCCAACTTTTTAAACCTCGAAGCCGAACTTCGCAGCCAAATTTAACGCCTCGCAGCGGCAAAATTTTAACCCTTGCGGCAGTTAAAATTCCGTCCGCCGCCGCAACTACCGCCGAAACGCTACGCGCTAAATTTTAGGTACCGAGATTACGCGCACGAGCTCGCCTTTTTTGAGCTCTTTGACCTCTAGCGGCGCGACGAGCAGGACGCTATCGTCGTCTAAATTGTTCAAAATCGCGCTGGAACCCTGCTTTTTGCTTTGTAGGCTAACAAAAAGCCGCCCCTCACTGTTTTGCAAAACGGCGGGCATAAACTCCAGCCACGGCGTTTTTTTTACGTAGTCGTGATCTAAGATCGCACTAAATTCTGTATTTTCGTGCACACCGAAGGATCTTTGCAAATATACGCGCAGAAACAAAATGCACGTAATAAGCGCCGAGAGCGGGAAGCCGGGGAACGCAAAGATATATTTTTCGCCGGTTTTAGCTACGCGCACGTGGCGGCCCGGTTTGATCGCCGCACCCTTTACGATGAGCTCAAATTTTGATTGTAGCGTGCTTTGCACGAAGTCGTAGTCCCCGACGCTCACTCCGCCGCTAGTTAGAAGTATGTCCGCACTCTGTAAAGCCGATAGGATCGCGCCTTCTAGCTCTTTTTCGTCGTCGCGTACTAGAGGCATTATCATCGCTTCGCAGCCTAGTTGCGTTACTAAATTTGCAAGCGCGATGTGGTTGGAGCTGTAAATTTGAGCATCGTTTTCGAGCTTTTCGCCCAGATCCTTGATTTCGCTACCGGTGGCAAGGATCGCTACTTTTGGGCGGACGAATACGCTTATGTGAAATAGCCCTAGCTCGGCTAGCAGCGCGATCTGCGAAAAGCCGAGCTTCGTGCCGCTACGAAGTAAAAGCTCGCCCTCGCGGTAGCTCTCGCCCGCCGCGCGTACGGCAAAGCCCACTGCGACAGGCTTTGCGACGATAATTTCGCCGCCTTGCACCTGCACGTTTTCAATCGGCAGAAGCGTGTCGCTACCCTCGCACATGAGCCCGCCCGTAAAGGTTTTGACGCACTCGCCCGCCTTTGCCGCGGCGCCAGGCATCTTGCCTGCAGGTGTCGTGCCGACGATCTTAAATTTCGCTCCCTCGCTCAGATCCGCGCCATTTAGCGCGTAGCCGTCCATCGCGGCGGTCGGGTGGCGCGGAGTGCTAAAAGGCGCCGCGACGTCGCTTGCCAAAATACGCCCCAGCGCCTGCGTGATCGCGACCTTTTCGATGCGCGAGGACTTTTGCACCGTGTTTGCGAAGCGCTCCATCGCGCTTTCAAATTTTTCAAATTCCATCATTTGCCTCCTACGATTTTATAAATTTGATCTTCATTTATCAGTTTCGAGTTAAATTTCACAACGAGTTCGCCATCGGTCTCATAAATTTCAATAATGCCCTTTACGCCCTGTAGTGCGGAAAAATCGCCGCCTTTAGGAAAGTATAAATTCTTAAAAAGTTTTGGATCGCTCAGCCTAGAAAGTAGCACAAGCCAGATCACACCCAAAACCGCGACGCCAATGCCTAGCGCTTCAATGCCGATTTTGCCAAAAAGTGCGCCGCCGCATAGCCCGCCCAAAAAACTGCCAAAAAATCCGAACGAATTAAAAATCCCAAGCGCGGCGCCTTTTTGAGCGACTTTGGCAAATTTGGACGCAAGGCTTTGCATAATGGGCTCATGCGCGTTAAATCCCACGAAAAAGAGCATCACACCCACTACGAAAGCGCTCGCCCCGCTAGCAAACGCAAAAATCAAATACGAAGCGATGAAAAAGCAAATGCCGATAAGTAGAATTTGCTTAGCTAGCGCGCGCTTTTCACCTAAAGCGCCGCTCGCACCCATCGCAGTAAAGCCAAAGACCGCGCCTAGAGCATAAATTTTAGTCAAATCACTTTTAGAAAGTCCGAATTTTTGCACGAGCAAAATTGGAATTAGAAAAAACGCCGCCGTCATGAAAGCTTTTTGAAAAAAATTCGTTAAATTCATAAGCATTAAATTTTTATCACTTAAAAGTGAGCCGAGTGGGACCTTTTGGCGCAGGGAGCGGATATGCGGTTCGGTAGGTACTACGAAAAAAAGTAGTACTAAACATAAAAGCGTAAGCGCCGAACTTAGATGAAATAGGCTGGCAAGTCCAAATTTGGCGCTTAAAAGCGGACTTAAAATCATTGCGACACCAAAGCTCACGCCTATCATCGCGCCCATTACCGCCATTGCCTTGCCACGCTCTTCCTCTCGCGTAAAATCGCTAATTAGTGCGGTAGCTACGGCTCCTACAGCACCGCAGCCTTGCAAAAAGCGCCCAAAAATCATCGTATAAATGCTCTCGCTCGCCGCGCAAACGCAAGCACCCACGATAAAAAGCGCCAGCCCTATAGCAAGGGTTTTTTTACGTCCGATCTTATCGCTTAACACTCCAAATGGCGTTTGCAAAATCACTTGCATAATCGCATAAATTCCAAAAAGTAGCCCTACTAGGCTTTCGTTTGCGCCGTGCAAGCTCAATGAATACAGGCTAAGCACGGGCAGCAAAATAAATAATCCAAAAAACCTCGTAGCGATGATAAAACTAAGCGGAAGGACGCTTTTTAGCATAATCTTAGACCTCAAATAATATGAAATTTGTGCCGATTATAGCCAAAAATCGTAACGAATTCTTTGATTTTGGGTAAAATAGCGGCTTAAATTTAAGGAGTGAGGATGAAAATTTTACTTGCGACGAGCAACAAAAATAAAGTAAAAGAGATAAAAGAATTTTTCACGGAATACGACGTGTGTGCGCTCGGCGAGGTGCTGGATCCTTTTGAGATAGACGAGTGCGGCACGAGCTTCAAACAAAACGCGCTTATTAAAGTTCGCGCAGTGTATGAGGCGCTAAAAAGTAAAAATTTGCAGAGTGAATTTTTCGTGCTAAGCGATGATAGCGGTATCTGCGTGGATGCGCTGGGCGGGGCTCCTGGGATATTTTCGGCGCGCTTTAGCGGAGCGGGTGCAACGGATGCGAGCAATCGTGAGAAATTAGCAAGGAAGCTGAGGGCTTTAAGCTTAGACTCCTCGCCCGCGCATTATACGGCGGCGATCGCGCTAAAATGCGATCTGGGCGAGTTTTCTACGCATGGTTTTATGCACGGCACGGCGATAACGAAGCAGCGGGGGCAAAACGGCTTCGGATACGATTTTATGTTTATTCCGCGCGGATTTGACCGCACGATCGGGGAGCTGCCCGCTGCGGTGAAATTTGAAATTTCGCACCGCACGAAGGGGCTAGCGCTGATGCGAATTTTATTAAAAAATTTAGAAAAACAGATGAGACTTGCTAAATTTTATTAAATTTAGAGCCACAAAAAGCGGAATTTAAGAAAAAATATATATAATACGCTTTTCATTCAATCCACGAAAATCTTCGGAGCGTAGCGCAGGCTGGTAGCGCATCTGGTTTGGGACCAGAGGGTCGAAGGTTCGAATCCTTTCGCTCCGACCATTGTGGTGAGTTTAGCTCAGTAGGTTAGAGTATCAGATTGTGGTCCTGAGGGTCGTGGGTTCGATTCCCACAACTCACCCCACTTTATGCGCTCGTAGCTCAATTGGATAGAGCAACAGACTTCGGATCTGTAGGTTGAAGGTTCGACTCCTTTCGAGCGTACCACTGATTCGATAATTTGCGCTCATAGCTCAGTAGGATAGAGCAACGGCCTTCTAAGCCGTAGGTCAGAGGTTCGAATCCTCTTGGGCGTACCATATTAAGCTCATATTAAGAGCTTTTTGGCTAATATGCGCTTTCTTTTTTGCGGATGTGGTGAAATTGGCAGACACACCAGACTTAGGATCTGGCGCCTCACGGCATGAAGGTTCAAGTCCTTTCATCCGCACCATCCATTCTACGCGTTCCGGATTAGCTCAGCGGTAGAGTAGGCGGCTGTTAACCGCTTGGTCGCTGGTTCGAATCCAGCATCCGGAGCCATATATACTCAAAAACTCCTTTAGACCCCTGATTTTATCGATATTTAAAGAGCTTTAAGTTTTCTTGGTTTTATAAAAATTTATTCCAGAGATTTTTTAATATTCTAATTTTTCGTTATGCTTTCTAAGCCAATCTAGAATACCTTTTATAAAATTTAAAATTCTCATTTTGTAAATAAATTTGATAAAATTTAGCCGTTTCTTGATGACGATCAAGCCGTTATTATAAATAAAATCTTAAAATTACCAACTAAATTTTTTATAAAGGATTTTCTATGAGCGACAATCTAGAGATGTTCTGTCATCAGTGCCAAATGAGCGTACCCGAGGGCTGCGGCGCAAAGGGCCAAAGCAAAGGCACCTGCGGCAAAACCTCGACGCTAGCGTTACTTCAGGACACTATGGTTTTCGGGCTTAAGGGGCTTAGCGCCTACCGCCACCACGCGCACGAGCTCGGCGCCGATACTAGCGCGGTCGATACCGTTATGGCGGATACGCTATATTTCACGCTGACGAACTCAAATTTTAACTTTGACGAGCATATCGCGCAGCTGATGGCCGTCGGAGGCGCGGGCGTGCAGATGATGGATATTTTAAGCGAGGCGCATACCGCAAAATTTGGCGTGCCGACCCCGGTTAAAGTTAGCCAAAACAAGGTCGAGGGCAAGGCGATTTTGGTCAGCGGACACAACCTTCACGCTCTTGAGGCGCTGCTAAAAGCGACCGAGGGCAAGGGCATCAATATCTACACCCATTCAGAGATGCTTCCTGCGCACGGCTATCCGCAGCTTCGCAAGTATCCGCACCTAAAGGGCAACGTCGGCAAGGCATGGTTCGATCAGACCAAGCTTTTTAGCGAATTTAAGGGCGCGATTTTGATGACCACGAACTGCATCGTGCCGCTTCGCTCGTCCTGTAGCTACGCAGACAGGCTGTTTGGCTACTCTATCGCGGGCACGGACGGCGTCAAACATATCCAAAACGACGATTTTACGCCGCTTATCAAGTGCGCGCTTGCGTGCGGCGACGTGAGTATGGACAGCGACGAGAGCTTGGTGACGGGCGGACACTACAAGACGATTTTGAGCCTTGCGCCGCAAATTTTAGACGCGATCAAATCTGGCAAAATCCGCCGCTTTTTCGTCATCGCAGGCTGCGACGCGCCGGGCAAAGGACGCGAGTATTACCGCGAGCTAGCGCTTAGCCTACCTAAGGACTGCGTGATTTTGACCTCGAGCTGCGGTAAATTCCGCTTCAACGACGTGGATTTCGGAAACGTGCCAGACACCGAGCTTCCGCGCTATATCGATCTAGGCCAGTGCAACGACAGCAACGGCGCGGTCAAGATCGCCCTAGCGCTTAGCGAGGCTACGGGCATCGCGGTAAACGACCTGCCGGTCTCGATCGTGCTGATGTGGATGGAGCAAAAGGCGGTCATCATCCTGCTTGCGCTGCTTAGTCTGGGCGTTAAGAATATCAACGTAGGCCCTACGGTGCCTGAGTTTTTCAACGACGAAATTTTGGGCTTCTTGGTGCAAAATTTCGGCCTTCGCCTAATCAGCGGCGACGCGCAGGCGGATCTGAAATACTTCCTCGGCGAATAAATTTCATAGCGAGGCAAATCGGGTAAATTTTGAATTCGGCAAAGCTCCGTTTTAAATTTACCCTTTATATAGCGCTTTTAGCGGAGCTAGCCGATCTACTCCGCGGCTATTTTGCGCCGACGCTTATATTTAAATTTCACGAGTATACATTCCTTCTTGTTTTAAATTTTAAAATTCTATAATCTCGCCAAATGATTAGAAAAATTTAATTAAGTGCTTTTTTTACACATTCAAATTCCAATCGTCTTTGCTATTAAATCCTTCTTTTTCTGTGTAAGTATTTATCTTATCCGTATCGCTGCCGCTCGTAGTAACCGCTATAGTGTAGCCGTCTTGATACCACATATCGCAAAAATTTTCCGTATTATCTCATTTTTCACTATCAGATATTGCAATTTAGTGCCGTTAATTTTATATCCATCTTTATTTAATTCTTCAAGCATCCTCTATAATAATCGCTAAAATTTTAAATAAATATAGGATTTAAATACTGATTTTAATCTAAATTTTGAGAATACTTTATAAATGCACGGCTTGTGGGAATAAAATTTTAAGCAGATTTCGTACGAAATTTCAAAATGCAGCTCAAGCTCTTAAGCAGATAAATTCGCTGTAGCCTTGCGTTTATAATTCCGTGCTAGTGATAATTTTCGCATCTTTACTTCGGTGCAAATTTTAAAATTCTATGCAGAAGATAAAATTATAAGCCCGTGCAATGCATGAATTCTAAAATTCCATGCCCCACACGACACATAAATTTTGAAATTTTAAAATTTCACGCCGCAGATAAAATTTAAGAATTTCCTTTTGCAGTAAAATTTTAAAGCTCTACCACAAATCCTCTGTCCGCGCGGCGAGTTCCAAATCCGTCTAGAACTTAGATTTTCCTCACTAGCTCAGGAATTATCGCTTCGAAATCGACCCCTTCGTATCCGTTGCGCTCCTCGTCGCTCATCGTCTCTTTGATAGTGCTGACGACGAAATCCGCAGCGATGCGAACCGCGGTTTCCAGCGACTTGCCGCGCATTATTGCGCCGAAGGCTACGGCGGCGAAAATATCGCCGGTACCGTTAAATTTAACCGGCAGCAGCTCGTGAAAATACTCGTTCGTCCTGCCCGTGCGCGCATCGTAGCTGAAAACCCCGCACTGATCGGCGATGTAGCCGATGCCTTTTAAAATAACCTGCCTAGCGCCCAGCTCTCTAAGGCGCGCAAGTAGATCCATTATGAAATCCCTATCCGCGTCCTCTCGGTACGGCACGCCTGTAATCGCGCAGGCC belongs to uncultured Campylobacter sp. and includes:
- the hcp gene encoding hydroxylamine reductase → MSDNLEMFCHQCQMSVPEGCGAKGQSKGTCGKTSTLALLQDTMVFGLKGLSAYRHHAHELGADTSAVDTVMADTLYFTLTNSNFNFDEHIAQLMAVGGAGVQMMDILSEAHTAKFGVPTPVKVSQNKVEGKAILVSGHNLHALEALLKATEGKGINIYTHSEMLPAHGYPQLRKYPHLKGNVGKAWFDQTKLFSEFKGAILMTTNCIVPLRSSCSYADRLFGYSIAGTDGVKHIQNDDFTPLIKCALACGDVSMDSDESLVTGGHYKTILSLAPQILDAIKSGKIRRFFVIAGCDAPGKGREYYRELALSLPKDCVILTSSCGKFRFNDVDFGNVPDTELPRYIDLGQCNDSNGAVKIALALSEATGIAVNDLPVSIVLMWMEQKAVIILLALLSLGVKNINVGPTVPEFFNDEILGFLVQNFGLRLISGDAQADLKYFLGE
- a CDS encoding DNA-deoxyinosine glycosylase, with product MSQTHPFKPIFDQNSKILILGSFPSVVSRKFGFYYANPQNRFWRVLARILNAPPPASMDEKIKFLLARGIAVYDAAICCEIKGSSDAKMTAVVPANLEPIFSGARIVQVFANGGKAHEICEKYLKTQILNATGKEPVKLPSTSPANANFSFERLVREWTVVAEALKDG
- a CDS encoding non-canonical purine NTP pyrophosphatase translates to MKILLATSNKNKVKEIKEFFTEYDVCALGEVLDPFEIDECGTSFKQNALIKVRAVYEALKSKNLQSEFFVLSDDSGICVDALGGAPGIFSARFSGAGATDASNREKLARKLRALSLDSSPAHYTAAIALKCDLGEFSTHGFMHGTAITKQRGQNGFGYDFMFIPRGFDRTIGELPAAVKFEISHRTKGLALMRILLKNLEKQMRLAKFY
- a CDS encoding MFS transporter, with amino-acid sequence MLKSVLPLSFIIATRFFGLFILLPVLSLYSLSLHGANESLVGLLFGIYAIMQVILQTPFGVLSDKIGRKKTLAIGLALFIVGACVCAASESIYTMIFGRFLQGCGAVGAVATALISDFTREEERGKAMAVMGAMIGVSFGVAMILSPLLSAKFGLASLFHLSSALTLLCLVLLFFVVPTEPHIRSLRQKVPLGSLLSDKNLMLMNLTNFFQKAFMTAAFFLIPILLVQKFGLSKSDLTKIYALGAVFGFTAMGASGALGEKRALAKQILLIGICFFIASYLIFAFASGASAFVVGVMLFFVGFNAHEPIMQSLASKFAKVAQKGAALGIFNSFGFFGSFLGGLCGGALFGKIGIEALGIGVAVLGVIWLVLLSRLSDPKLFKNLYFPKGGDFSALQGVKGIIEIYETDGELVVKFNSKLINEDQIYKIVGGK
- a CDS encoding molybdopterin molybdotransferase MoeA — encoded protein: MMEFEKFESAMERFANTVQKSSRIEKVAITQALGRILASDVAAPFSTPRHPTAAMDGYALNGADLSEGAKFKIVGTTPAGKMPGAAAKAGECVKTFTGGLMCEGSDTLLPIENVQVQGGEIIVAKPVAVGFAVRAAGESYREGELLLRSGTKLGFSQIALLAELGLFHISVFVRPKVAILATGSEIKDLGEKLENDAQIYSSNHIALANLVTQLGCEAMIMPLVRDDEKELEGAILSALQSADILLTSGGVSVGDYDFVQSTLQSKFELIVKGAAIKPGRHVRVAKTGEKYIFAFPGFPLSALITCILFLRVYLQRSFGVHENTEFSAILDHDYVKKTPWLEFMPAVLQNSEGRLFVSLQSKKQGSSAILNNLDDDSVLLVAPLEVKELKKGELVRVISVPKI